The Desulfosporosinus acidiphilus SJ4 genome has a window encoding:
- the sucC gene encoding ADP-forming succinate--CoA ligase subunit beta, which produces MKLFEYMGKKLFAEFGLPIPKGRMVDNPEDAARAAQEMGAPVVIKSQILSGKRGKAGGIKFADNPEEAQAAAQELLGMTIQGLPVNYLLVEEKLKIDKELYLSLAIDGVAQRPVLIASSHGGIDIEEVAEEYIIKRTIDIDLGMQTFMAKDIVSRMGIALNSPQGKELVRIILILYKLFSQRDAELVEINPLVISGDRVIAADSKMTIDDEALYRQLDLQRVEERTATEKAAHDLGLSFVELDGDIGIMANGAGITMGTLDTVAYFGGKSANFLDAGGGTGEEGTAKALELILSRNPKSIVINIFGGITRCDDVARALASVKRKRGIPVPVVIRLVGTNQEAGRAILNEVGIEAYDYMQDAIKKAVELAR; this is translated from the coding sequence TTGAAGTTATTCGAATATATGGGGAAGAAACTATTCGCCGAGTTCGGACTTCCAATTCCCAAAGGGCGCATGGTGGATAATCCGGAGGATGCCGCTCGGGCAGCTCAGGAAATGGGTGCTCCTGTGGTAATTAAGTCTCAAATTTTATCGGGTAAAAGGGGTAAAGCCGGGGGGATCAAGTTTGCCGATAATCCAGAAGAGGCACAAGCTGCAGCCCAGGAATTGTTGGGAATGACGATACAAGGTTTGCCGGTAAACTATCTTTTAGTGGAGGAAAAGCTAAAAATTGATAAAGAATTGTACTTGTCACTCGCTATAGACGGAGTTGCCCAAAGGCCCGTTCTGATTGCCTCCTCCCATGGCGGTATAGATATCGAAGAGGTCGCCGAAGAGTATATTATTAAACGAACGATTGACATAGATTTAGGCATGCAGACCTTCATGGCCAAGGATATAGTCAGTAGAATGGGGATTGCCTTAAACAGCCCGCAGGGTAAGGAATTAGTGAGAATTATCCTTATCTTATATAAGCTTTTCAGCCAAAGAGATGCTGAACTGGTTGAAATCAATCCTCTCGTAATCAGCGGAGACAGGGTCATTGCGGCTGATTCAAAAATGACGATTGATGATGAGGCCCTCTATCGACAATTGGATTTGCAGCGGGTGGAAGAACGCACTGCCACTGAAAAGGCTGCCCATGATCTGGGACTTTCTTTTGTGGAATTGGATGGTGATATCGGAATAATGGCTAACGGGGCTGGGATTACTATGGGAACATTGGATACCGTTGCCTACTTCGGAGGAAAATCTGCAAACTTTTTGGATGCCGGCGGGGGAACAGGTGAAGAAGGAACGGCAAAAGCCTTGGAACTTATTTTGTCCCGAAATCCTAAATCAATCGTTATAAATATCTTTGGCGGAATTACGCGCTGTGATGATGTCGCCAGGGCTTTGGCCTCCGTTAAAAGGAAACGAGGAATTCCGGTTCCCGTTGTCATTCGTTTAGTTGGTACTAATCAAGAAGCTGGGCGAGCTATTCTTAATGAAGTTGGAATAGAAGCTTATGATTACATGCAAGATGCTATCAAGAAAGCTGTAGAATTAGCAAGATAG
- a CDS encoding 3-hydroxyacyl-CoA dehydrogenase family protein gives MKLEDIKTICVVGAGNMGHQIALCCALAGYNVTCTDISQDMLDKAEAFAKSYLPERVSKGKLTQEQADSALTKLKFTVSLEEAAGNADFVIEAAVEKMDIKRKLFADLDRIAPPQTILVTNSSYIVSSEIADVTKRPDKVCNMHFFNPALVMKLVEVVQGPHTSAETAQITMDLSAKLGKTAVLLKKEIYGFLVNRILSALSQEALFLADMGIATPQEIDLAVTNALGHPMGPFRLMDLTGIDLAYYSSLERYQRTRDPKDKPSPLVVEKFVKGEWGKKTKKGYYTYE, from the coding sequence TTGAAATTAGAAGACATTAAAACAATTTGTGTTGTCGGAGCCGGTAACATGGGCCATCAGATTGCCCTCTGCTGCGCTTTAGCCGGCTATAACGTCACTTGTACGGATATAAGTCAGGATATGCTGGACAAAGCAGAGGCTTTTGCCAAATCCTATTTGCCGGAACGGGTTAGTAAAGGAAAACTGACGCAAGAGCAGGCAGACAGTGCTTTGACGAAGCTGAAATTTACTGTGAGTCTAGAAGAAGCGGCAGGAAACGCCGATTTTGTTATTGAGGCGGCCGTGGAAAAAATGGATATTAAGCGGAAGCTTTTTGCCGATTTGGATAGAATTGCTCCTCCTCAGACAATTCTTGTCACCAACAGCTCCTATATTGTCAGTTCGGAGATCGCCGATGTAACAAAGCGTCCTGACAAAGTCTGCAACATGCATTTCTTTAATCCGGCCTTGGTTATGAAACTGGTGGAGGTTGTACAAGGACCCCATACATCTGCTGAAACTGCGCAAATCACCATGGACCTAAGTGCTAAATTGGGCAAGACCGCTGTTTTGCTTAAAAAAGAAATTTATGGCTTCTTGGTCAATCGGATATTATCGGCCCTGTCTCAAGAGGCGTTGTTCCTCGCTGACATGGGAATTGCCACTCCCCAAGAGATTGACCTTGCTGTAACGAATGCCTTGGGGCATCCTATGGGGCCTTTCCGTTTAATGGATTTAACGGGTATTGATCTTGCTTACTATTCTTCTCTGGAACGCTATCAAAGGACTCGTGATCCTAAAGATAAACCTTCGCCGTTAGTTGTGGAGAAATTTGTTAAGGGCGAATGGGGCAAGAAAACGAAAAAAGGTTACTACACTTACGAGTGA
- a CDS encoding 3-hydroxyacyl-CoA dehydrogenase family protein produces the protein MDQEGINVEKPKTHRICVVGAGNMGHQIALSAALAGFKVKCTDVNQEALQKAEQFVANYLPERVAKGKLQTSEADAARANILFTGSLEEAAGDADLVIEAALEKLGLKRQLFRQLDKLCPLHTVLATNSSYIVSSKIADVTSRPEKVCNMHFFNPALVMKLVEVVKGPHTSEETTDIVMDVSVRMGKTPVLLKKEIYGFLVNRILAALKNEAIFLHDMGIAGHEEIDQAVTLALGHPMGPFRLMDLTGIDLTYYVGTERYQETGDPAYRPSPTIVEKYIRKEWGRKTGKGFYEYPEK, from the coding sequence ATGGATCAGGAGGGGATTAATGTGGAGAAGCCTAAAACCCATCGTATCTGCGTAGTCGGAGCAGGGAACATGGGGCACCAGATTGCCTTGAGCGCAGCTTTAGCCGGTTTTAAGGTGAAGTGTACCGATGTTAATCAGGAGGCTTTACAAAAAGCTGAGCAATTCGTGGCCAACTATCTTCCGGAGAGAGTTGCTAAAGGAAAATTGCAGACCTCTGAGGCTGACGCTGCCAGAGCTAATATTTTGTTTACCGGCAGTTTGGAAGAAGCTGCAGGGGATGCAGACCTAGTCATAGAAGCTGCGCTTGAAAAATTAGGGCTCAAGCGTCAATTATTCAGGCAGCTGGATAAGCTTTGTCCCTTGCACACAGTCTTGGCCACCAACAGTTCTTACATTGTAAGCTCCAAGATCGCAGATGTCACAAGCCGTCCGGAGAAAGTCTGCAATATGCATTTCTTTAACCCTGCCTTAGTTATGAAACTTGTGGAAGTGGTTAAAGGACCTCATACTTCGGAAGAAACCACGGACATCGTAATGGATGTCTCTGTACGCATGGGCAAAACGCCGGTGTTATTGAAGAAAGAAATTTATGGATTTCTCGTTAATCGAATTCTGGCAGCCCTTAAAAATGAAGCTATCTTTTTGCATGATATGGGGATCGCCGGCCATGAAGAAATAGATCAAGCTGTCACTCTTGCTTTGGGTCATCCCATGGGTCCTTTCCGTTTGATGGATCTTACAGGGATTGATCTGACCTATTACGTGGGAACGGAGCGTTATCAAGAAACCGGTGATCCGGCCTATCGTCCTTCTCCAACGATTGTGGAAAAGTATATCAGGAAAGAGTGGGGACGGAAAACGGGTAAGGGATTCTACGAGTATCCAGAAAAATAG
- a CDS encoding thiolase family protein, translating into MSKEAVIVSAVRSPIGRAGGTLGKAPPEYYGAEVIKEAVKRINLDPAEISDVIFGNCLNAGGNIARLCALMAGLPLETPGITVDRQCGSGLNAVNLAAQAVMAGMDGVYVAGGTESCSLKPYVMEHMEFFSKTPPKFRAGFQLSPEEIGNPPMGITAENLAEKYEISRLEQDEFSLGSQQKMGKAMEEGLFKSQIVPLKIPVGKGKTVVFDTDEHPRPQTTLEGLSKLPPAFKAGGTVTAGNSSGLNDAAAAVIVMSLDRAKGLGLMPLAKIRTFAVAGVDPNIMGIGPVPATRKALAQAGLALDDIELIELNEAFAAQVLAVHRELKFNMDKVNVNGGAIAHGHPIGATGAILTTKLVYEMSRRDVQFGLLTACIGGGQGIATILERV; encoded by the coding sequence ATGAGTAAAGAGGCCGTAATTGTTTCAGCCGTACGAAGTCCAATTGGCCGTGCCGGAGGCACTTTAGGCAAGGCTCCGCCAGAATATTACGGAGCGGAAGTTATTAAAGAAGCTGTAAAGCGCATAAATCTTGACCCCGCTGAAATTTCTGATGTGATCTTTGGCAATTGTCTCAATGCCGGCGGCAATATCGCACGCTTATGTGCTTTGATGGCGGGTTTGCCCTTGGAGACTCCGGGGATCACTGTGGATCGCCAGTGCGGGTCAGGGCTCAATGCCGTCAACCTGGCGGCTCAAGCCGTGATGGCCGGTATGGATGGGGTCTATGTTGCCGGTGGAACGGAGAGTTGTTCGCTTAAGCCTTATGTTATGGAACATATGGAGTTTTTCAGCAAGACACCGCCGAAGTTCCGCGCTGGGTTCCAGCTCTCCCCCGAGGAAATCGGGAACCCGCCTATGGGAATCACGGCCGAGAACTTGGCTGAAAAGTATGAGATCAGCCGTCTGGAACAAGATGAGTTCTCCCTGGGCAGCCAGCAAAAAATGGGTAAAGCCATGGAAGAAGGTTTATTTAAAAGCCAGATTGTTCCCTTGAAGATTCCCGTGGGTAAAGGTAAAACTGTTGTTTTCGATACTGATGAACATCCCCGCCCGCAGACGACTCTTGAGGGGCTGAGCAAGCTGCCGCCGGCTTTTAAAGCGGGCGGAACAGTCACTGCCGGTAATAGTTCCGGTTTAAATGATGCGGCGGCGGCAGTGATTGTCATGTCCCTTGACAGAGCAAAGGGTCTGGGTCTTATGCCTCTAGCCAAGATTCGGACCTTTGCCGTTGCCGGGGTCGATCCGAATATTATGGGGATTGGTCCTGTTCCTGCGACAAGAAAAGCTTTGGCTCAAGCCGGACTTGCTTTAGACGATATAGAGCTCATCGAATTAAATGAGGCGTTTGCGGCGCAAGTTTTGGCCGTTCATCGGGAGCTGAAGTTTAATATGGACAAAGTGAATGTCAACGGTGGAGCCATTGCCCACGGTCACCCCATTGGTGCTACCGGTGCCATCTTAACGACAAAACTGGTTTATGAGATGAGTCGCCGGGATGTCCAGTTTGGCTTGCTTACCGCCTGCATCGGTGGTGGTCAGGGTATCGCGACTATTTTGGAACGGGTTTAG
- a CDS encoding enoyl-CoA hydratase/isomerase family protein produces the protein MAFETIVVEIEDGIATITLNRPEVLNALNSQVFNELAEVAANLGADDSVRAVIITGGDKVFAAGADIKQMASLGAVDVATSVRPSRIAFDRLENMSKPVIAAINGYALGGGCELTLTADIRIAADNAQLGLPEIKLGILPGGGGTQRLPRLIGAGKAKELIFSGDFINAEEALRIGLVNKVVPADQVLAEAKKMAKKFASRGAVALSLAKTCINEGQRMDLEMGLQYEHKCFSLLFATEDQKEGMKSFMEKRKPNFQGK, from the coding sequence TTGGCGTTCGAAACAATTGTAGTGGAAATTGAAGATGGAATTGCAACCATCACCCTAAATCGCCCGGAAGTTCTGAATGCTTTAAATAGCCAGGTTTTTAATGAATTGGCCGAGGTAGCCGCGAATTTGGGGGCCGATGATTCGGTTCGAGCAGTTATCATTACCGGCGGCGATAAAGTATTTGCGGCGGGAGCGGATATTAAGCAGATGGCCTCCTTAGGCGCTGTTGATGTCGCGACAAGTGTCAGACCTTCAAGGATTGCCTTTGACCGTCTGGAAAACATGTCCAAGCCGGTTATCGCTGCTATCAATGGTTATGCTCTTGGCGGAGGGTGTGAATTAACCTTGACGGCGGATATCCGCATCGCCGCTGATAATGCTCAATTGGGTCTGCCGGAAATTAAATTAGGCATTTTGCCCGGCGGAGGAGGGACCCAGCGCCTGCCGCGCTTGATTGGAGCCGGCAAAGCCAAAGAATTGATCTTCAGCGGAGATTTTATTAACGCCGAGGAAGCGTTAAGGATCGGCCTTGTTAATAAAGTGGTTCCCGCAGATCAGGTATTAGCGGAGGCTAAGAAAATGGCTAAAAAATTTGCTTCCAGAGGAGCCGTAGCCTTAAGTCTTGCGAAAACATGTATCAATGAAGGCCAACGCATGGACTTGGAAATGGGCTTACAGTATGAGCACAAATGCTTTAGCTTATTGTTTGCTACTGAGGACCAAAAAGAAGGCATGAAGTCCTTTATGGAAAAACGTAAACCAAATTTTCAAGGGAAATAA
- the sucD gene encoding succinate--CoA ligase subunit alpha: MAIIIDETTNVLVQGITGKQGLFHTRQMLEYGTKIVAGISPGKGGTRVEGIPVYDSVRAACEDHKIDASVIFIPASLAKDAALESLEAGIKAVVVVTEHIPVHDEMAIVAYAKRVKAVVIGPNTFGIVSSGKCKMGIPPNQFFISGPVGVVARSGTLTYEIVGNLTAKGIGQSTVVGLGGDRVVGLSFTDVLEKFEQDPETKAVVLIGEIGGSAEEEAAKYIRGMTKPVIAYIAGKSAPPGKRMGHAGAIIERGNGTYQGKVKALTLAGARVAELPFQVPEIVQEILSKK, from the coding sequence GTGGCTATTATCATTGATGAAACAACAAATGTATTGGTCCAGGGAATAACCGGTAAACAGGGACTTTTTCATACTAGACAAATGCTGGAGTATGGGACAAAGATTGTCGCCGGCATTTCGCCCGGGAAAGGAGGAACCCGTGTCGAAGGTATTCCTGTCTATGACAGTGTTCGTGCCGCCTGTGAAGACCATAAAATCGATGCCTCGGTAATTTTTATCCCGGCTTCGCTGGCCAAAGATGCCGCTTTGGAATCGTTAGAAGCCGGGATTAAGGCAGTCGTGGTAGTTACCGAACACATTCCCGTCCATGATGAAATGGCGATAGTCGCTTATGCTAAACGCGTTAAGGCTGTTGTTATTGGACCAAATACGTTTGGCATCGTTTCCTCAGGAAAATGTAAGATGGGTATCCCGCCTAACCAATTTTTTATTTCTGGGCCTGTTGGTGTTGTGGCTCGCTCCGGAACTTTAACTTACGAAATCGTGGGGAACTTAACCGCTAAGGGTATTGGTCAGTCCACCGTTGTGGGTTTGGGCGGGGATCGGGTTGTCGGTCTTTCTTTTACCGATGTTTTGGAGAAATTCGAACAGGACCCGGAGACCAAGGCAGTTGTTTTAATCGGGGAAATTGGCGGGAGCGCTGAGGAAGAGGCTGCCAAGTATATTCGAGGTATGACAAAGCCGGTGATAGCGTATATCGCCGGTAAAAGCGCACCTCCGGGAAAACGCATGGGACACGCCGGCGCAATTATCGAACGAGGGAATGGGACTTATCAGGGCAAGGTAAAAGCTTTGACTTTGGCAGGGGCTAGAGTGGCCGAATTGCCCTTTCAAGTTCCGGAAATTGTTCAAGAAATCTTGAGTAAAAAATAA
- a CDS encoding acyl-CoA dehydrogenase family protein, which yields MAESQVTTEELNIIRQTVHNFIAKEVEPLAQQMEEEDMVPRSLLDKAAEIGLFGLSTPQEYGGLGAGMVGKVMIYEELGRGPNCFTSIIGCHNGIGSVGIVECGSEEQKERYLPKIASGQMIGAFALTEASAGSDPASLKTTAVLKGDRYVLNGTKQFITNGDIANIFTVMAITDKSKGSKGITSFLVERNFKGFSVGKFEKKMGLHGSQTAELIFEDCEVPVENVLGEVGQGYVNALRILANGRAGLAARNLGSCEKLLEVSVKYALQRIQFGKPIFENQIIQHYLANMAIDIEALRSLTYDVARKIDEGQKVIKEAAIVKAFGSEAFGRVADLAVQIHGGMGYMRECEVERYYRDARIARIYEGTSEIQRNIIAAQLRKEFV from the coding sequence ATGGCCGAATCTCAAGTCACAACAGAAGAGCTTAATATCATCCGGCAGACGGTGCATAATTTTATTGCCAAAGAAGTTGAACCCCTGGCTCAGCAAATGGAAGAAGAAGATATGGTTCCGCGAAGCTTACTGGATAAAGCTGCAGAGATTGGCTTATTCGGTTTAAGCACACCTCAAGAATACGGCGGCTTAGGTGCGGGAATGGTCGGCAAGGTCATGATTTACGAGGAATTGGGCAGAGGTCCCAATTGTTTCACCTCGATTATTGGCTGTCATAATGGAATTGGCAGTGTCGGAATTGTAGAGTGCGGCAGCGAAGAACAAAAGGAACGTTACTTGCCGAAAATTGCGTCAGGCCAAATGATAGGAGCCTTTGCCCTGACGGAAGCATCTGCCGGCTCCGATCCGGCTAGTTTGAAAACAACGGCTGTTTTGAAAGGCGACCGTTACGTTTTAAATGGAACTAAGCAGTTTATTACTAATGGTGATATAGCCAATATTTTCACTGTCATGGCCATCACTGATAAGAGCAAAGGGAGCAAAGGAATTACTTCCTTTCTCGTGGAACGGAATTTCAAAGGGTTTTCGGTAGGAAAATTTGAGAAGAAAATGGGTTTGCACGGGTCTCAAACAGCAGAGCTTATCTTTGAAGATTGCGAAGTGCCTGTGGAAAATGTCTTAGGCGAAGTGGGGCAAGGTTATGTTAATGCCCTGAGAATATTGGCTAATGGACGAGCCGGGTTGGCTGCCCGTAATCTTGGTTCTTGCGAGAAACTGCTGGAAGTAAGTGTTAAATATGCTTTGCAGCGAATACAATTCGGCAAACCGATTTTTGAAAATCAAATTATCCAGCATTATTTAGCAAATATGGCTATCGACATTGAGGCTTTGCGCAGCTTGACCTATGATGTCGCCCGTAAAATTGATGAGGGCCAAAAGGTGATAAAAGAAGCTGCCATTGTCAAAGCTTTTGGTTCGGAAGCCTTCGGGAGGGTTGCAGATTTAGCAGTGCAGATTCATGGCGGCATGGGATACATGCGGGAATGTGAAGTAGAACGATATTACAGGGATGCTCGAATTGCCCGTATTTATGAGGGGACTTCAGAGATTCAGCGCAACATTATTGCGGCCCAATTAAGAAAAGAATTTGTCTGA
- a CDS encoding peroxiredoxin, whose protein sequence is MLAPDFSTDAYFLGNRITITLSSYRKDWVVLFFYASDFTFVUPTELGAVAAHHHLFEQLGVKVLAISTDSVFSHKIFAEVSPSARSVQYPLLSDRTHRISLDYGVLREESGVAFRATFIVAPGGEVKYSCLYPPEVGRNVGEIIRVIQGLQYEEATGFGVQAGWCPGQQGIIKDFSRVGKI, encoded by the coding sequence ATGCTTGCCCCCGATTTCTCAACCGATGCCTATTTCTTAGGAAATAGAATTACAATTACCTTAAGCAGCTATAGAAAAGATTGGGTTGTTCTGTTCTTTTATGCCAGCGATTTTACCTTCGTTTGACCGACAGAGTTGGGAGCCGTGGCTGCCCATCACCACCTTTTTGAGCAGTTAGGAGTTAAGGTATTGGCCATTAGTACTGACAGTGTATTTTCGCATAAAATTTTTGCTGAAGTATCTCCCTCTGCAAGGTCAGTACAGTATCCCTTACTCTCTGACAGAACGCATCGAATCTCTCTTGATTACGGTGTTCTGAGAGAAGAGTCGGGGGTGGCCTTTAGAGCAACATTCATTGTAGCTCCAGGCGGCGAAGTAAAATATTCCTGTCTATATCCCCCTGAAGTTGGCCGCAATGTAGGAGAAATTATTCGGGTCATTCAGGGACTTCAGTATGAGGAAGCAACCGGGTTTGGTGTTCAGGCGGGATGGTGCCCGGGACAACAAGGCATAATAAAAGATTTTAGCCGGGTAGGCAAAATATAG
- a CDS encoding alpha/beta fold hydrolase, which yields MSIPVDKFVNFQGSMVHYLICGAENPGDWVVLLHGKRFSAKDWKESGLLDQLNKENYKVVALELPGYGTSEKLQNELSFEDFISEFTKQLTLPAFHLVGPSFSGEIALKFALKHPERLLSLTLIDSINVDQYEMQLNKINAKTLIVWGKEDQIAPYNYALILKEKIPNNQLLTFDHLGHTCYFDDMPTFSQKLLGFLR from the coding sequence ATGAGTATTCCTGTTGATAAATTTGTCAATTTCCAGGGCAGCATGGTTCATTACCTAATTTGCGGTGCAGAAAACCCCGGCGACTGGGTCGTCTTACTCCATGGCAAACGTTTTTCTGCAAAGGATTGGAAGGAATCCGGTCTTCTCGATCAACTGAATAAAGAAAATTACAAGGTCGTTGCCTTAGAGCTTCCCGGTTATGGGACAAGCGAAAAGCTTCAGAACGAACTGAGTTTTGAGGATTTTATCAGTGAATTTACTAAGCAGCTTACCCTGCCGGCGTTTCACCTCGTCGGCCCCTCCTTCAGCGGAGAAATTGCCTTAAAATTTGCCTTAAAGCACCCGGAACGGCTTTTGTCATTAACCTTGATTGACAGTATTAATGTGGACCAATATGAAATGCAATTAAATAAAATAAACGCTAAGACCCTCATTGTCTGGGGGAAAGAAGATCAAATTGCACCATATAACTATGCGTTAATTCTTAAAGAGAAAATTCCTAACAACCAATTATTGACCTTCGATCATCTTGGTCACACATGCTATTTCGATGATATGCCAACATTTTCTCAGAAACTCTTAGGATTTTTGCGCTGA
- a CDS encoding acyl-CoA dehydrogenase yields MASNFRYNTRDHKFIIKEWLDGKKILGLKRFRDIYSMEDVDGILEQALKVCKDVVAPTNDDGDTMKAVFKNGNVMVPPSFHHAFKYVADNGWGASNKDVDGEASLPSLLYGAVHEYMIAANPAFVAYLGLPGGVASVIKQFGSKEQIDFFTPKLFATTWGGTMCLTEPGGGSDVGDMLSKAYPTDDPRIYKIKGTKCFITCGDHDLTENIIHLVLARIDGGVPGTKGLSLFLVPKIWVNEDGSLGEPNDVVTVGIEHKMGLQGSATAVLNFGEEGLCRGFLLGAPLDEKGQGQGMAQMFKMINGSRVDTGHCALSVATVAYNNAVAYAKERIQGRPINNPKGNRVPLIQHEDIRRMLLTQKATLEAMRAMIFKGYYTLDLISFGDDPEDVRKAKRYIEVITPLIKAYCSDQAWLMITEAIQVHGGYGYTEEYPIARQARDCKIYSIWEGTNFIQSLDLVFRKWGLDKGSVFKDWLQEIVEFVRENSANREFPREFAILSQALKAYQELMAAVFVYMKEDIRFVPLYTTRILRVTAELYGAFLLMQQALVAREKLTQGIVDEDFYKGKISSAQFYLRNILPDVMATVQIIKDYDPSAIEIPEGAF; encoded by the coding sequence ATGGCCAGTAACTTTAGATATAACACCCGAGATCATAAATTTATTATCAAAGAATGGCTTGATGGTAAAAAGATTCTTGGCTTAAAACGCTTTCGAGACATCTACAGCATGGAAGATGTGGATGGTATTCTTGAGCAAGCCTTAAAGGTCTGCAAAGATGTGGTTGCCCCGACTAATGATGACGGGGATACGATGAAAGCAGTCTTTAAGAATGGAAACGTGATGGTTCCCCCCTCGTTCCATCATGCCTTCAAATACGTTGCCGACAATGGCTGGGGTGCCAGCAACAAGGATGTCGATGGAGAAGCTTCCCTGCCATCCCTTCTCTATGGTGCCGTGCATGAATATATGATTGCGGCCAACCCAGCTTTTGTGGCTTATTTAGGTTTGCCGGGCGGCGTTGCCTCCGTCATTAAACAGTTTGGTTCTAAGGAACAAATTGACTTTTTTACTCCCAAACTCTTCGCAACCACTTGGGGAGGAACCATGTGCCTCACGGAACCTGGCGGGGGTTCTGATGTAGGAGACATGTTAAGTAAAGCCTATCCAACAGATGATCCTAGGATTTACAAAATTAAAGGGACAAAATGTTTTATTACATGCGGGGATCATGATCTGACGGAAAACATTATTCACTTGGTCTTGGCGAGAATTGACGGTGGAGTGCCTGGAACGAAGGGTTTGTCCCTTTTCCTAGTCCCTAAAATTTGGGTCAATGAGGATGGGAGCCTGGGAGAGCCCAATGACGTTGTAACAGTGGGAATTGAACATAAGATGGGTCTTCAAGGGTCAGCGACTGCAGTGCTTAATTTCGGCGAAGAGGGTTTGTGCCGTGGTTTTTTGTTAGGTGCGCCCTTGGATGAAAAAGGGCAAGGTCAAGGTATGGCTCAAATGTTTAAAATGATTAACGGTTCTCGGGTTGACACCGGTCATTGTGCTTTGTCTGTAGCAACTGTGGCCTATAATAACGCGGTTGCTTATGCTAAAGAACGTATTCAAGGCAGACCTATCAACAATCCGAAGGGAAATAGGGTTCCTCTTATCCAGCATGAAGATATCCGCCGCATGCTGCTCACTCAAAAGGCCACCCTGGAAGCAATGCGAGCCATGATTTTTAAAGGGTACTATACGCTGGATTTAATTTCTTTCGGAGATGATCCGGAAGATGTTCGAAAAGCTAAACGTTATATTGAAGTTATAACTCCTTTAATTAAAGCTTACTGCTCGGATCAAGCCTGGCTCATGATTACGGAAGCCATTCAGGTTCATGGTGGTTACGGCTATACCGAGGAGTATCCCATTGCCCGCCAGGCCAGGGATTGCAAGATATATTCCATCTGGGAGGGAACGAATTTTATCCAGTCTCTCGATCTCGTTTTCCGCAAATGGGGCTTGGATAAAGGAAGCGTATTTAAGGATTGGCTGCAGGAAATCGTGGAATTTGTCAGAGAAAATTCTGCGAACCGCGAATTTCCTCGCGAATTTGCTATCCTGAGTCAGGCTTTAAAAGCCTATCAGGAGCTAATGGCCGCCGTGTTTGTATACATGAAAGAGGATATTCGCTTCGTTCCTTTGTATACCACGAGGATTTTACGGGTGACCGCTGAGCTTTATGGGGCCTTTTTATTGATGCAGCAAGCTTTAGTAGCTCGTGAAAAGTTAACTCAGGGAATCGTTGATGAAGATTTTTATAAAGGCAAAATTAGTTCAGCCCAATTCTATTTGCGAAATATCCTGCCGGATGTCATGGCAACTGTTCAAATCATTAAGGATTATGATCCATCAGCCATCGAGATTCCTGAGGGAGCATTTTAA